A DNA window from Candidatus Hydrogenedentota bacterium contains the following coding sequences:
- a CDS encoding YfhO family protein, whose amino-acid sequence MNALPAVRRYAVVPLFLAGVFFMVSAPLFWIQVEAPVGKTVERAAENAELFHRAAPAMAYGFGRLREGALPLWCDTQLCGTPWLADPLNGTFQPLNAVFLLLPPGPGLAVHAFLSLFLAGWLFTLFCRSLGARHVPAVAGGIVYAFGGASAAFMSRPETAAAAAWAPLVFWALTEHARRPRPATLAAGGVAYALLLLSGSAPLVLLFTGLLALYAAVGVGPQGRGGRPSRGDALKMAALGILLASAQLVPAAFWLAGLDRPLEALLRMDAAGLVPSSGGEFLGQLLAPSPGLLPRMAYSGAAVPAFLFSAFFQRGMRRTLVFFLAVGAACLLPVVMGGGLLGEMLPPACWMAGVAFCLAGLTALGVDRLLAPRRDPRSPRLWAPLLLVFAAGAVLFLATPAESKGRIVPVLAALGFFALFRASWASLLSGAAIAFILFADLFAASANVYQHPLHGGESVLAPGKRLARVVQGQALDGRAVVRVDPLGAALSPNAGLSGPFRLEGGAFFALTPEQAAWWAVLAPVEEGAVNPAAARPFLRAGGEAPAARLLDLAAVRVVVTDDPRAFGSGDGAALRRVDTESGVTVLANEAALPRARLVGKWRMAPDAAAALALLTSDGFDSGRECVVSSFLHAGGLRDTRETEEDPGSARVEEETPERVVLACDASVPAMLVLADTHAPGWSATVNGDPAHVYQVNARFRGVLVPAGASTVTMTYRPLPVLAGLAVSFLTLGALLLAALAGMARAAGVGRAAQG is encoded by the coding sequence GTGAACGCGCTGCCCGCCGTCCGGCGCTATGCCGTGGTGCCCCTGTTTCTTGCCGGGGTGTTCTTCATGGTGTCCGCGCCCCTTTTCTGGATACAGGTCGAGGCGCCTGTGGGCAAGACGGTGGAGCGGGCCGCGGAAAACGCCGAACTCTTCCACCGCGCCGCCCCGGCCATGGCCTACGGGTTTGGCCGTCTGCGGGAGGGCGCCCTGCCCCTGTGGTGCGACACGCAGCTGTGCGGGACCCCCTGGCTTGCCGACCCGCTCAACGGCACCTTCCAGCCGCTCAACGCGGTGTTTTTGCTGCTGCCTCCCGGCCCGGGGCTTGCGGTGCACGCGTTTCTCAGCCTCTTCCTCGCGGGGTGGCTGTTCACCCTCTTCTGCCGTTCCCTGGGGGCGCGCCATGTGCCCGCCGTGGCGGGGGGCATCGTCTACGCCTTTGGCGGCGCCTCGGCCGCCTTTATGTCGCGGCCCGAGACGGCCGCCGCCGCAGCCTGGGCGCCCCTGGTTTTCTGGGCGCTGACGGAGCATGCGCGCCGGCCGCGCCCGGCCACGCTGGCCGCCGGGGGAGTCGCGTATGCGTTGCTGCTCCTGTCCGGGTCCGCGCCGCTGGTTCTTCTTTTCACGGGGCTGCTTGCGCTCTACGCTGCGGTCGGGGTGGGGCCGCAGGGGAGGGGGGGGCGCCCATCCCGGGGGGACGCCCTGAAGATGGCGGCGCTGGGAATCCTGCTTGCCTCCGCGCAGCTCGTGCCCGCCGCCTTCTGGCTGGCCGGGCTCGACCGGCCGCTGGAGGCGCTTCTGCGGATGGATGCGGCCGGGCTGGTTCCATCCTCGGGGGGGGAGTTCCTCGGCCAGTTGCTCGCGCCCAGTCCGGGGCTGCTTCCCCGCATGGCCTATTCCGGGGCGGCGGTTCCCGCGTTTCTCTTCTCCGCCTTCTTTCAGCGGGGCATGCGCCGCACGCTGGTGTTCTTTCTGGCCGTCGGAGCGGCCTGCCTCCTACCGGTGGTCATGGGCGGCGGCCTGCTCGGGGAGATGCTCCCCCCGGCGTGCTGGATGGCGGGCGTGGCCTTCTGCCTGGCGGGCCTGACCGCCCTCGGCGTGGACCGGCTGCTGGCGCCGCGGCGGGACCCCCGGTCGCCCCGGCTGTGGGCGCCGCTCCTCCTCGTGTTTGCCGCAGGCGCCGTGCTGTTCCTGGCGACGCCCGCCGAGAGCAAGGGGCGCATCGTGCCGGTGCTGGCGGCGCTGGGGTTCTTCGCCCTGTTTCGCGCGTCCTGGGCCAGCCTGCTGAGCGGGGCGGCCATCGCGTTCATCCTGTTCGCCGACCTTTTCGCGGCCAGCGCCAACGTCTACCAGCACCCCCTGCACGGCGGCGAGTCCGTGCTTGCCCCGGGCAAGCGGCTGGCCCGCGTGGTGCAGGGGCAGGCGCTTGACGGGCGCGCCGTGGTCCGTGTGGACCCGCTGGGCGCCGCGCTCTCGCCGAACGCGGGCCTTTCCGGACCGTTTCGCCTGGAGGGGGGCGCCTTCTTCGCCCTCACGCCCGAACAGGCCGCCTGGTGGGCGGTGCTCGCCCCGGTGGAAGAGGGCGCCGTAAACCCCGCGGCGGCCCGTCCCTTTTTGCGCGCGGGCGGGGAGGCCCCCGCGGCGCGGCTGCTGGATCTGGCGGCGGTCCGGGTGGTGGTGACGGACGACCCCCGCGCCTTCGGGAGCGGGGACGGGGCCGCCCTGCGGCGGGTGGACACGGAGTCCGGCGTCACCGTGCTGGCCAACGAGGCGGCGCTGCCGCGCGCGCGCCTTGTGGGGAAGTGGCGCATGGCCCCCGATGCGGCCGCAGCCCTCGCGCTGCTGACGTCCGACGGGTTCGACAGCGGGCGCGAGTGCGTGGTCTCATCGTTTCTGCATGCGGGCGGTCTGCGCGACACCCGGGAGACCGAAGAGGACCCGGGCTCCGCGCGGGTCGAGGAGGAGACGCCGGAGCGCGTGGTGCTTGCCTGCGACGCCTCCGTGCCCGCCATGCTGGTGCTCGCCGACACCCACGCCCCCGGCTGGTCGGCCACGGTGAACGGGGACCCGGCGCACGTCTATCAGGTGAACGCGCGTTTCCGGGGTGTGCTGGTTCCGGCCGGCGCCTCCACGGTGACCATGACCTACCGGCCCCTGCCGGTGCTCGCCGGTTTGGCGGTGTCTTTTCTGACGCTGGGCGCGCTGCTTCTTGCCGCGCTGGCCGGGATGGCCCGCGCCGCGGGGGTGGGCCGGGCCGCGCAGGGGTGA
- a CDS encoding ABC transporter substrate-binding protein yields the protein MTGWHPGVAAGGLLAVCAALCACSPGGGGAGDGFRPVDPERAVLWDRQINESAALFRELAAEFNAGRAGVPVEVQHAGSYADIFRKVSASIQAGVLPAMAVSYESMTTDYAAAGAAVPLDPLLNAPETGISPEELADYYPAMLESNRYAEHGGGYYSFPLCKSLLVLFYNTDLVARAGFAGPPATWDAFLEQCRAVRRLTGKPAHAVNVDCSTVDGLIFSMGGEVCRNGETLYDSPEALAVFELYETLVREELAYVITAGSFDDNAALVKGEVAFTLRQSSARNDLVTILGDRRNLLGIAPIPQKDPARPATVVYGPNVTLFPVGEGQTAAAWAFVKWFTRPDISARWSAGTGYLPVRRSALEEPTLKRLWEEWPPGKVPYDCLAFAKSEPNVAGWQEVRDIVGRALLDVLTGTKTAADAIKQMKPQADAALRRAAGNR from the coding sequence ATGACAGGCTGGCATCCGGGTGTGGCGGCAGGGGGCCTTCTGGCGGTGTGCGCCGCGCTGTGCGCCTGCTCCCCCGGGGGCGGTGGCGCGGGCGACGGGTTCCGCCCCGTGGACCCCGAACGCGCCGTGCTCTGGGACCGCCAGATCAACGAGAGCGCGGCCCTGTTCCGCGAGCTGGCGGCGGAGTTCAACGCGGGGCGCGCCGGGGTGCCTGTGGAGGTGCAGCACGCCGGCAGCTACGCGGACATCTTCCGGAAGGTCTCCGCGAGCATCCAGGCCGGGGTGCTTCCCGCCATGGCCGTGTCCTACGAAAGCATGACCACCGACTACGCCGCAGCGGGGGCCGCAGTGCCCCTGGACCCGCTCCTCAACGCTCCGGAAACGGGGATTTCCCCGGAGGAGCTGGCGGACTACTACCCGGCCATGCTGGAGTCCAACCGGTACGCGGAGCACGGCGGCGGCTACTACTCCTTCCCCCTCTGCAAGAGCCTGCTTGTCCTGTTTTACAACACGGACCTGGTCGCCCGCGCCGGATTTGCCGGTCCCCCGGCCACCTGGGACGCCTTTCTGGAACAGTGCCGCGCCGTGCGCAGACTGACCGGGAAACCGGCCCACGCCGTCAATGTGGACTGCTCCACAGTGGACGGCCTCATCTTCAGCATGGGCGGGGAGGTATGCCGGAACGGCGAGACGCTCTACGATTCCCCGGAGGCGCTGGCGGTCTTTGAACTCTACGAGACGCTGGTGCGCGAAGAGCTGGCCTATGTGATCACCGCGGGATCCTTCGACGACAACGCGGCGCTGGTCAAGGGGGAGGTGGCGTTCACCCTCCGGCAGAGCTCCGCGCGCAACGACCTGGTCACCATTCTGGGCGACCGCCGGAACCTCCTGGGCATCGCCCCCATTCCGCAGAAGGATCCGGCCCGTCCCGCCACGGTGGTGTACGGGCCGAACGTGACCCTGTTTCCGGTGGGGGAGGGCCAGACGGCGGCCGCGTGGGCCTTTGTCAAATGGTTCACGCGTCCCGACATCTCGGCGCGGTGGTCCGCCGGAACGGGCTACCTCCCGGTGCGGCGGAGCGCGCTGGAGGAGCCGACGCTGAAGCGGCTGTGGGAGGAGTGGCCCCCCGGAAAGGTGCCCTATGACTGTCTGGCCTTCGCCAAGTCCGAGCCCAACGTGGCCGGGTGGCAGGAGGTGAGGGACATCGTCGGCCGGGCGCTGCTGGACGTGCTGACGGGAACCAAAACGGCCGCCGACGCCATAAAGCAAATGAAACCGCAGGCGGACGCCGCCCTGCGGCGCGCGGCGGGGAACCGCTGA
- a CDS encoding carbohydrate ABC transporter permease produces MRRAALHIGLTAAALVTAWPFLWMVSTAFKGPLEAASPSLGLWPGAWHWGNVAETFRAAPFGRYLFNSFVVSGAVCLLVTFTSLCAGYAFARLRFPGRNWLFAATLCCMMVPFEAVFIPNFVLVSKFGWYDTHAALIVPWCANAFSLFLMRQAFLSLPGEYYDAARVDGCGHFRFLFLVGLPLVRPSVVTVALFAFLGSYNALLWPLLVTADDSMRVAQVGLTFFVTDAGIRVNLLMCASAIVILPTVVLYFVAQRQFVESALGAGIKA; encoded by the coding sequence GTGAGGCGGGCCGCGCTCCATATCGGATTAACCGCCGCGGCCCTCGTCACCGCGTGGCCCTTCCTGTGGATGGTGTCCACGGCGTTCAAGGGGCCGCTCGAGGCCGCCTCCCCCAGTCTGGGGCTCTGGCCCGGCGCCTGGCACTGGGGAAACGTGGCCGAGACCTTCCGCGCGGCCCCCTTCGGGCGCTACCTGTTCAACTCCTTCGTGGTTTCGGGCGCCGTCTGCCTTCTCGTGACCTTCACCTCCCTCTGCGCCGGCTACGCCTTTGCCCGGCTGCGGTTTCCCGGCCGGAACTGGCTTTTCGCGGCGACCCTGTGCTGCATGATGGTCCCCTTTGAGGCGGTCTTCATCCCGAATTTCGTCCTGGTGTCGAAATTCGGCTGGTATGACACCCACGCCGCCCTGATTGTCCCCTGGTGCGCCAACGCCTTCTCCCTGTTCCTGATGCGCCAGGCCTTCCTCTCCCTGCCCGGGGAGTACTACGACGCGGCCCGCGTGGACGGGTGCGGCCATTTCCGCTTTCTTTTTCTTGTGGGCCTGCCCCTGGTGCGCCCCTCGGTGGTGACCGTGGCGCTTTTCGCGTTTCTGGGGAGTTACAACGCCCTGCTCTGGCCGCTGCTGGTGACGGCCGACGACTCCATGCGGGTGGCCCAGGTGGGGCTCACCTTCTTCGTCACCGACGCCGGCATCCGCGTCAACCTGCTCATGTGCGCGTCGGCCATTGTCATCCTGCCGACTGTTGTCCTATACTTCGTCGCGCAGCGTCAATTTGTGGAAAGCGCGCTGGGCGCGGGAATCAAGGCATGA
- a CDS encoding sugar ABC transporter permease — translation MPSDGPVAVVLLAPALILLSVFVVYPMFSSVHMSLYGGRRAAGAFVGLGNYAGLARDPEFWRALAVTGYYVAGTVPLMLGLSLLIALALRRAGRARGFFRTVFFLPYVTSVVAAAMVWRALFNPQSGPVSLLVRSLAGASPNWLLEPRGVLHLVTGGWAPPDAGPSLALCCVMLFDIWHGCGFMVVVFLAGLCAIPPELEDAARLDGAGPVRGFFAVTLPMLSPTVFFLFTVGCVRAFQAFNSFYALTQSDGNGGLDTRNMVLFIYTQFYSYGYWGRAAAAATLLTLVIMGFTLLQWRYLGRKVFYQ, via the coding sequence ATGCCCTCCGACGGACCCGTGGCTGTCGTGCTGCTCGCGCCCGCGCTGATCCTCCTGTCTGTCTTTGTCGTCTACCCCATGTTCTCCTCCGTCCACATGAGCCTTTACGGCGGGCGGCGGGCGGCGGGGGCCTTCGTGGGGCTGGGAAACTACGCCGGCCTGGCGCGCGACCCCGAATTTTGGCGCGCCCTCGCCGTCACGGGCTACTACGTTGCGGGCACGGTTCCCCTGATGCTGGGGCTGAGCCTGCTCATTGCCCTGGCGTTGCGGCGGGCGGGCCGGGCGCGGGGCTTCTTCCGCACGGTGTTCTTCCTCCCCTACGTCACCTCCGTGGTCGCGGCGGCCATGGTGTGGCGCGCCCTGTTCAACCCGCAGTCCGGCCCCGTTTCCCTGCTGGTGCGGTCCCTCGCCGGGGCCTCGCCCAACTGGCTGCTGGAGCCCCGGGGCGTGCTGCACCTGGTCACCGGGGGGTGGGCGCCGCCGGACGCCGGGCCCAGCCTCGCCCTGTGCTGCGTCATGCTTTTCGACATCTGGCACGGCTGCGGCTTCATGGTGGTGGTGTTCCTTGCCGGGCTGTGCGCCATTCCCCCGGAACTGGAAGACGCCGCCCGTCTGGACGGTGCGGGCCCCGTGCGGGGGTTCTTCGCGGTCACCCTGCCGATGCTCTCGCCGACGGTGTTCTTCCTGTTTACCGTGGGCTGCGTGAGGGCGTTCCAGGCCTTCAACAGCTTCTATGCCCTCACGCAAAGCGACGGCAACGGCGGGCTGGACACGCGGAACATGGTCCTGTTCATCTACACCCAGTTCTACAGCTACGGGTACTGGGGCCGGGCGGCCGCCGCCGCGACGCTCCTGACGCTGGTCATCATGGGGTTCACCCTCCTGCAGTGGCGCTACCTGGGCAGAAAGGTGTTCTACCAGTGA
- a CDS encoding 3-deoxy-D-manno-octulosonic acid transferase, whose translation MSYFIYNVALAAAEPLARIWLARHPGHAALRERFDPPVPPLAGRPVWVHACSVGEINTARPLIRALQARFPGVPVLLTTSTAAGRALADKGVEGAVAAWLPFDRVRAVRRFIGEARPRALVILETELWPNLLREARRAGVPVIIANGRISPKRLPRYRRWRRVLAPVFRQVSAVGAQNAAYAALFTELGVAPEAVHVTGNLKFDAVRAEVDPRTLLELRLACGFGPDTPILLFGSTRPGDETLAADCWRALAQEFPQWRLVVAPRHLQRVDEAVEAFGREACVLRTETLKPGRRAETRVLVLDTLGELGVFYGLAEVAVIGGSFYPGVDGHNPLESAALGVATVYGPYMGNFPEASEALLESGGAVQVAGPGGLEGTVRRLMTDAHERRALGTRGRRAVVSRQGASEASVALVCALLGGGGGT comes from the coding sequence ATGAGTTACTTCATCTACAACGTGGCCCTCGCGGCAGCGGAACCCCTTGCCCGCATCTGGCTGGCGCGGCACCCCGGGCACGCCGCCCTGCGGGAGCGGTTTGATCCCCCCGTGCCCCCTCTCGCGGGGCGCCCTGTGTGGGTGCACGCGTGCAGCGTCGGCGAGATCAACACGGCCCGGCCTCTGATCCGCGCCCTGCAGGCCCGTTTCCCCGGGGTGCCGGTTCTCCTCACCACCAGCACGGCGGCGGGCCGGGCGCTTGCGGACAAGGGCGTGGAGGGCGCGGTGGCGGCCTGGCTGCCTTTCGACCGCGTCCGGGCGGTGCGCCGGTTCATCGGGGAGGCCCGTCCCCGGGCGCTGGTGATCCTGGAGACGGAACTTTGGCCCAACCTGTTGCGCGAGGCCCGGCGCGCCGGGGTTCCCGTCATCATCGCCAACGGGCGCATCAGCCCGAAGCGGCTTCCCCGATACCGGCGCTGGCGCCGGGTGCTGGCCCCGGTCTTCCGCCAGGTGAGCGCCGTGGGCGCCCAGAACGCGGCCTACGCCGCCCTCTTCACGGAGCTGGGCGTGGCGCCGGAGGCGGTCCACGTCACGGGAAACCTGAAATTCGACGCCGTGCGCGCCGAGGTGGACCCGAGGACCCTTCTGGAGCTGCGCCTCGCGTGCGGCTTCGGGCCCGACACGCCCATCCTGCTTTTCGGCAGCACGCGGCCCGGCGACGAGACGCTGGCGGCGGACTGCTGGCGCGCCCTGGCGCAGGAGTTCCCCCAGTGGCGGCTGGTGGTCGCGCCGCGCCATCTCCAGCGCGTGGACGAGGCCGTGGAGGCCTTCGGCCGGGAAGCCTGCGTGTTGAGGACGGAGACCCTCAAGCCGGGGCGGCGCGCCGAAACGCGGGTGCTGGTGCTGGACACCCTGGGGGAGCTGGGCGTTTTCTACGGACTGGCCGAAGTGGCCGTCATCGGCGGCAGCTTCTATCCCGGCGTGGACGGGCACAACCCCCTGGAGTCCGCAGCCTTGGGTGTGGCCACGGTCTACGGGCCGTACATGGGGAATTTTCCAGAGGCCTCCGAGGCCCTGCTGGAAAGCGGCGGCGCGGTGCAGGTGGCCGGTCCCGGCGGCCTGGAGGGGACAGTGAGGCGGCTCATGACCGACGCCCACGAGCGGCGCGCCCTCGGCACCCGCGGGCGGCGCGCCGTCGTCAGCCGGCAGGGGGCCTCCGAGGCCAGCGTCGCGCTGGTCTGCGCCCTCCTCGGCGGCGGGGGCGGGACATGA
- a CDS encoding tetratricopeptide repeat protein — protein sequence MLGWVAALLLLAAAPVTAQEASDAGLQASSPPVEEAQAVPADPAAPPAEAGVSEAEQYYRRGVELYKQDLYREALTEFNRALALDPGHAEAKKFQEKANARLQQTLVGETETGAAAAPAFESIDPETIRQQGETVQLSSDEVRRQRVDKLLSDAILYMEAGRYATAVEIYSNALLIDPNNPAAKEGLHKATIAAHGAEGDLSKKQVDEDRAMIHNFIERSKRLPEGADARGIKPYRFSVPEIAEESSQEKELGVIEKILESPVSLEFEDIHVSEIASFISDSWEVNIVIDSRAVEPPKQAQPQQAAAAPGGPPGMPGAFPPPPGGGAPFPGGGAPQAAPQFGGLQNAANRPGQPAGPGGMQGGMPGSTDAVYGVKSSGVVPYVNLKNVSLAEGLQALLRPLGLDYAVQPGFIWISKPEIIRRESFEKIETRYYELRNAGSETLYKLVLRNTFGGVGGRMGGMGGGMMGGMGGGYGGGMGGGMMGGGMGGYGGGMGGGMMGGMGGGYGGGGMGMDVTAISNISDLFSSISDLMVGETPSQIMTMGLQSTGTGATANRNQAMGGGGYGAAQGGAGLGGTSGTGSFGIGTDILSILERLVPQVFEPYTEELLSDMIYNPANNLLIVKNTPANLDVFEKQLAEIDVTPKQVSIEAKFLTIRLEDLKKIGFQWDATLSDQNDRTREATELGQQPYYYDVNGDGVDETVPFYMRPDGSRVIRNTVTDAAISSLTNPASSVTPSFSILGNIIDNSDGDKLALTFDYLDSLEESELLSAPRVTTMNRKPAVVADFSTEYFISAVNTQILTLGSGFSGNTSSNFVQNVVPTSYNFGIALSVTPQIRDNDQVRLWLNPEVRTKTGQKSFEQKQVISGQEISNEIVLPTTSWQAVWTNVIVHDGDTLVLGGLVQDQTSKGTQKMPYLADIPVIGFFFKGDKRESKQSSLLIFVTPDIIDSTGARFFDIAGDKPAY from the coding sequence ATGCTGGGTTGGGTCGCGGCGCTGTTGCTGCTCGCCGCCGCGCCGGTGACGGCCCAGGAGGCGTCCGACGCGGGGCTTCAGGCGTCCAGCCCTCCCGTGGAGGAGGCCCAGGCGGTTCCGGCCGACCCTGCGGCGCCCCCCGCCGAAGCGGGGGTGTCCGAGGCGGAGCAGTACTACCGCCGGGGCGTTGAGCTCTACAAGCAGGACCTTTACCGCGAGGCCCTGACCGAGTTCAACCGGGCGCTGGCCCTGGATCCGGGGCATGCGGAGGCCAAGAAGTTCCAGGAAAAGGCCAACGCGCGGCTTCAGCAGACCCTGGTCGGCGAGACCGAGACCGGGGCCGCGGCCGCCCCCGCGTTCGAGTCCATTGACCCCGAGACGATCCGCCAACAGGGCGAGACGGTCCAGCTTTCCTCCGACGAGGTTCGCCGCCAGCGCGTGGACAAGCTTCTGTCCGACGCCATCCTGTACATGGAGGCGGGCCGCTACGCGACGGCCGTGGAGATCTACAGCAACGCCCTTTTGATCGACCCGAACAATCCGGCGGCGAAGGAGGGGCTGCACAAGGCGACGATCGCGGCCCACGGGGCCGAGGGCGACCTTTCCAAGAAGCAGGTGGACGAGGACCGCGCGATGATCCACAACTTCATCGAGCGGTCGAAGCGCCTGCCCGAGGGCGCGGACGCGCGCGGCATCAAGCCCTACCGCTTCTCCGTGCCTGAAATCGCCGAGGAAAGCTCCCAGGAGAAGGAGCTGGGCGTCATTGAAAAGATTCTGGAATCCCCTGTGAGCCTGGAGTTCGAGGACATCCACGTCAGTGAGATTGCCTCCTTCATCTCCGACAGCTGGGAGGTCAACATCGTCATTGACAGCCGGGCCGTGGAGCCGCCCAAGCAGGCCCAGCCGCAGCAGGCGGCCGCCGCGCCCGGAGGGCCTCCCGGAATGCCCGGCGCGTTCCCGCCGCCCCCCGGCGGCGGCGCGCCGTTCCCCGGCGGGGGCGCCCCCCAGGCGGCCCCCCAGTTTGGCGGATTGCAGAACGCGGCCAACCGTCCGGGCCAGCCCGCCGGCCCCGGCGGCATGCAGGGCGGCATGCCCGGCAGCACGGACGCCGTCTACGGTGTCAAGTCCAGCGGTGTGGTCCCCTATGTGAACCTTAAGAACGTGAGCCTGGCCGAGGGCCTGCAGGCGCTGCTTCGCCCGCTCGGGCTCGACTACGCGGTGCAGCCCGGCTTCATCTGGATCAGCAAGCCGGAGATCATCCGCCGCGAGTCCTTCGAGAAGATCGAAACGCGCTACTACGAGCTGCGCAACGCCGGTTCCGAGACGCTGTACAAGCTCGTCCTCCGCAACACCTTCGGCGGGGTCGGCGGCCGCATGGGCGGCATGGGCGGCGGGATGATGGGCGGCATGGGCGGCGGCTACGGCGGCGGCATGGGCGGCGGGATGATGGGCGGCGGCATGGGCGGCTACGGCGGCGGCATGGGCGGCGGGATGATGGGCGGCATGGGCGGCGGCTACGGCGGCGGCGGCATGGGCATGGATGTCACCGCCATCAGCAACATCTCCGACCTGTTCTCCTCCATCAGCGACCTGATGGTCGGTGAGACGCCCTCGCAAATCATGACCATGGGCCTCCAGAGCACCGGCACGGGCGCGACGGCCAACCGCAACCAGGCCATGGGCGGCGGCGGCTACGGCGCGGCCCAGGGCGGCGCGGGCCTCGGCGGCACTTCGGGCACGGGCTCCTTTGGCATCGGCACCGACATCCTGAGCATTCTGGAGCGGCTGGTGCCCCAGGTGTTCGAGCCGTACACCGAAGAGCTGCTGTCGGACATGATCTACAACCCGGCCAACAACCTGCTCATCGTGAAGAACACCCCCGCCAACCTCGACGTCTTCGAGAAGCAGCTGGCGGAGATTGACGTCACGCCGAAGCAGGTGAGCATTGAGGCGAAGTTCCTCACGATCCGTCTTGAGGACCTTAAGAAGATCGGGTTCCAGTGGGACGCGACGCTGTCCGATCAGAACGACCGGACCCGGGAGGCGACGGAGCTCGGCCAGCAGCCGTACTACTACGACGTCAACGGCGACGGCGTGGACGAGACGGTGCCCTTCTACATGCGGCCCGACGGCAGCCGGGTGATCCGGAACACGGTGACCGACGCGGCGATCAGCTCGCTGACCAACCCCGCATCCTCCGTGACGCCGTCCTTCTCCATCCTGGGGAACATCATTGACAACTCGGACGGCGACAAGCTCGCCCTGACCTTCGACTATCTGGACAGCCTGGAGGAGTCGGAGCTGCTGAGCGCCCCGCGCGTCACCACGATGAACCGCAAGCCGGCCGTTGTGGCGGACTTCTCCACGGAGTACTTCATCTCCGCGGTGAACACGCAGATCCTCACCCTGGGCAGCGGGTTTTCCGGCAACACCAGCAGCAACTTCGTGCAGAACGTGGTGCCCACGTCCTACAACTTCGGCATCGCGCTCTCGGTCACGCCGCAGATCCGCGACAACGACCAGGTCCGCCTGTGGCTCAACCCCGAAGTGCGCACGAAGACCGGGCAGAAGTCCTTCGAGCAGAAGCAGGTGATCAGCGGGCAGGAGATCTCCAACGAGATCGTGCTGCCGACCACCAGCTGGCAGGCCGTGTGGACCAACGTGATCGTGCATGACGGCGACACTCTGGTGCTGGGCGGCCTGGTGCAGGACCAGACCAGCAAGGGCACCCAGAAGATGCCCTACCTGGCGGACATCCCGGTCATCGGGTTCTTCTTCAAGGGTGACAAGCGGGAGAGCAAGCAGTCCAGCCTCCTGATCTTCGTGACCCCGGACATCATTGACTCGACGGGCGCGCGCTTCTTCGACATCGCCGGGGACAAGCCGGCCTACTGA